TCTAATAATAAAGATAATTGATCTAAATCCATGAATCCTACATGCTTTTCTTCTGACTTTAGATTATTTTTAGAGATAAAAATCAAAGTAGGAATCGAAGATATTTCATATTTTCTTGACAATTCCGGAAAATTAGAAACATTTATTTTGATGAAACGAATAGATTCACTATATTTTTCATTCAGAGAA
Above is a window of Mycoplasma ovis str. Michigan DNA encoding:
- a CDS encoding thioredoxin family protein, whose translation is MSKVRSLTSKEELQELLQSSSNLLLDFYADWCPPCRQLIPILDILSLNEKYSESIRFIKINVSNFPELSRKYEISSIPTLIFISKNNLKSEEKHVGFMDLDQLSLLLDNYFF